A part of Falco cherrug isolate bFalChe1 chromosome 16, bFalChe1.pri, whole genome shotgun sequence genomic DNA contains:
- the TMEM9 gene encoding proton-transporting V-type ATPase complex assembly regulator TMEM9, producing the protein MMFVQCTWKCASSVLLIVLLCCILSPPAQASKSSEDIRCKCICPPYRNISGHIYNKNVSQKDCNCLHVVEPMPVPGNDVEAYCLLCECKYEERSTTTIKVIIIIYLSVVGALLLYMAFLVLVDPLIRKPDAYTQPLHNEEENEDARSLATAPTPSGARANTVLERVEGAQQRWKRQVQEQRKTVFDRHKMLS; encoded by the exons ATGATGTTTGTCCAGTGCACCTGGAAGTGTGCGAGCTCCGTACTGCTGattgtgctgctgtgctgcatccTTTCTCCCCCAGCACAAGCCAGCAAG agctcagaggaCATCCGCTGCAAGTGCATCTGTCCCCCATACCGGAACATCAGTGGGCATATTTACAACAAGAATGTGTCGCAGAAGGACTG CAACTGCCTGCACGTTGTGGAGCCAATGCCCGTGCCAGGGAATGATGTGGAGGCCTACTGCCTGCTGTGTGAATGCAAGTACGAGGAGCgcagcaccaccaccatcaAG GTGATCATCATCATTTACTTGTCCGTGGTGGGGGCACTGCTGCTTTACATGGCTTTCCTTGTGCTGGTGGACCCTCTGATCCGGAAGCCAGATGCTTAcacccagcccctgcacaaTGAGGAGGAGAATGAG GATGCTCGCTCCTTGGCCACAGCCCCCACCCCGTCTGGCGCCAGAGCCAACACGGTGCTGGAGAGGGTGGAGGGGGCCCAGCAGCGCTGGAAGCGCCaggtgcaggagcagaggaagacAGTTTTTGACCGCCACAAGATGCTGAGCTAG